The sequence below is a genomic window from Thalassoroseus pseudoceratinae.
CCAGCGACCGGGTGTCTGCAACGCCGCCGAGACGATGCTGGTCCATTCGAGAATTGCAGCGGAGTTTCTACCAGCAGCTGCAACCGCGCTTCGTGACTCGGGCGTGGAACTTCGAGGCTGCCCACGGACTTGCGATATCGTCTCCAATTGCCAACCGGCCACGAAAGAGGACTGGAGGACGGAATACCTCAGTCTCACCCTCGCCGTCAAAGTGGTAGACGACTTAACGGAAGCCATCGGCCACATCAACGAATTCGGCTCTCATCATACGGACGCCATTGTTTCGCAAGACATCACCGCGATTGAGCGATTTTCGGCGGCGGTGGATTCTTCGGCGGTTGTGGTGAATGCATCGACGCGGTTCAACGATGGTGGGGAATTGGGCCTGGGAGCGGAAATCGGAATCAGCACGGACAAGTTCCACGCCCGTGGCCCCTGCGGTTTGCGGGAACTCACCAGCTACAAATACATCGTGCACGGCAACGGTCAGATCCGAAACTGATCCAACCGCAACCGTGAGCAGAGGAGAAGCCAAGGATGGCGGATGTTCTCAGTCAAGGCGAGGTCGAATCGCTCCTGGCGGCGCTCGGGCCTGGCAACAAAAAGAAAAAGAAGAACAAACCGGCGGCCGCTCCCGGAAGTGGCGGACGGGCCATCAACGTCTACGACTTCAAACGGCCCGAACGCGTCAGCAAAGAGCAGATGCGCGCGTTTCAAGCCCTGCACGATGGGTTCGGCCGTGAGTTCGGTGCCTCACTGTCTTCGATGCTGCGGACAATCGTCGAAGTCAAACTCATCAGTGTCGACCAACTGACATACAGTGAGTTTGTCTTCAGCGTCGAAAACCCGACGTGTTTCAACTTAATGCGATCGGACGGACTCGACGGGCACCTGATCCTCGATCTCAACCCGACGATCATCTTTCCGATTTTCGACCGACTTCTTGGTGGCGGGAAAGAGTCGCGACATGCGATCCCTTCGCGACCGCTCACCGACATCGAAACACGCCTCGTCGGTCGCATCACGGACCTTGCTATCAAAGGTCTCGAAAATGCCTGGGACCGGCTGTGTGAACTCAAGCTCTCCGTCGTGCAAGTCGAGAGTAACCCTCAGTTGGTGCAAATTGTTCCGCCGAACGAGGTCATCGTCCTGATCAGCTTTGAACTGACGATGGGCGATACACGCGGAATCATGAACTTGTGCATCCCATTCAACACCATCGAACCGCTGGCGGGGAAACTATCTTCAGACACTTGGTCCGCGTATACGAAAAAATCAGCAGACACTCGGCAACGACTCAACCTGGAAACGCACATGGGCAGCGCGGGAGTCGAGGTCATCGTGCACTTGGCCGAAACCAAAATTTCCGCCGGAGAGTTGGCGACATTGGCTGTTGGCGATATTATCACGACAGAACAGGAACAGACCTCCCCCTTAACTCTCTTGGTGGAAGGTCATCCAATGTTCACCGCCTACCCAGGCGTGTTAAAATGGAAAAAGGCCGTTCGGATTGGTGAGGTCATCTCGCGTCCGCAGGATCTGGTCGAGCAGAAAGTTCGGGAAGCGGAGGCACAAGCCGCTGAATCCGGAGCTTCTATCGAGCCCGCGGGGTGAAACCCCGAGAAATTTGAACGTCGCGCGGATTTTTCCACCCGCACAGGGTATTCATTGCCGACTGGCTTGCTATACTCCTTGTTTCCCCGCTGGAATCGGCGGGCGAATTTCGCATTGAATCAACTTAATTTAGCCTGCAGCGTGCTTGTCATGCCTAAACAAAAAACCCACAAGGGAATGAAGAAGCGTTTTCGTGTGACCGCTTCCGGGAAGATTAAGCATCGTAGCGCTTACCGTGGTCACAAGCTCAGCCACAAAAACGGCAAGCGTAAACGCCATCTTCGTGCCGACAACGTCGTCACGGGAACCGAAGCGAAAACCATTATCGAAGCGTTGGCCCCCGGAATGTAATCCGCTTGGTCTCGGCCAACGAGCCGGCCAAATACCGGGATCGTTTCTGTATTCGTCCTCAACATCGATTGATCCGTTGGATTTGACATGAGAGTTACATCGGGGAAGGCGCGTCATCGCTCCAAGAAGCGTCTGTTCAAAGAAGCCAAGGGCAATCGCGGCGGCCGCGGCAAGTTGCTGCGGAGCGTCAAAGAAACGATCATCCGGTCCCGGCAATTCGCGTATCGAGACCGTCGTGTCAAGAAGCGCGACTTCCGCGCTCTCTGGATCACGCGGATCACAGCGGCTTGCCGTATGAACGGTTTGTCGTACTCCCGATTCATTTTTGGCCTCAAACAGGCTGAAATCGAGCTGAATCGGAAATCACTCAGCGAACTCGCCTACAATGAACCAGAAGTGTTCGCCGAAGTTGTGAACGCTGTCAAAGCCAAGCTGGACGGCTAAGGCAACCAGAACTCGGCAAGTCCCAGGATGCTGGCAAGCGAAGTTCTCGTTCGAACTCCTTGCCGCATCGCCTGCGCAAACTCAGAAGGCCGGAAATTGAGTGTTTGCCAGGGTAGGGGCCTCACACGCTGAATCGCGTTTAGCCTTTGTGTAGCGTTTCTGAACGGGTGGTTCCGAACGAATACGCAGTTGCATGAGCTAGACGGCAACTAGCGGTGGTTTCCGTCTGCGTTTTCGGCCTCCGCATACACGAGCCACCTCAAGCACGACAACTTCTGAACGCGGACCGTCACATGGATGCTTTGGAAGCCTTCTCCGAATACGAAGCC
It includes:
- the fliM gene encoding flagellar motor switch protein FliM yields the protein MADVLSQGEVESLLAALGPGNKKKKKNKPAAAPGSGGRAINVYDFKRPERVSKEQMRAFQALHDGFGREFGASLSSMLRTIVEVKLISVDQLTYSEFVFSVENPTCFNLMRSDGLDGHLILDLNPTIIFPIFDRLLGGGKESRHAIPSRPLTDIETRLVGRITDLAIKGLENAWDRLCELKLSVVQVESNPQLVQIVPPNEVIVLISFELTMGDTRGIMNLCIPFNTIEPLAGKLSSDTWSAYTKKSADTRQRLNLETHMGSAGVEVIVHLAETKISAGELATLAVGDIITTEQEQTSPLTLLVEGHPMFTAYPGVLKWKKAVRIGEVISRPQDLVEQKVREAEAQAAESGASIEPAG
- the rpmI gene encoding 50S ribosomal protein L35 encodes the protein MPKQKTHKGMKKRFRVTASGKIKHRSAYRGHKLSHKNGKRKRHLRADNVVTGTEAKTIIEALAPGM
- the rplT gene encoding 50S ribosomal protein L20 translates to MRVTSGKARHRSKKRLFKEAKGNRGGRGKLLRSVKETIIRSRQFAYRDRRVKKRDFRALWITRITAACRMNGLSYSRFIFGLKQAEIELNRKSLSELAYNEPEVFAEVVNAVKAKLDG